The Budorcas taxicolor isolate Tak-1 chromosome 2, Takin1.1, whole genome shotgun sequence nucleotide sequence AAGTCCTGCTAGTTTGATATAATCCATATTCAAGTTTAGGTGTCCTATTAAATTGAGGGTTTTCATCTCAAGAGTTTAGATGATTTTGTTGAAGGATACTTTCTATTCTTCAAAAAGTAGCTATTTACCGTGTAAGTTTTGGATGCAGCCTTTATAAAAATGATTGCCTATAATCTTATTTTTCCTAGAGCATTTGGACAATCagcttttttgaatttttttaaactgaagtataaattgacttacaatattatatcagTTTTGGGTATACAACATTgagtcaatatttttatatattaaataccATCTGTcaatgaggagggcatggcatcccactcaatattcttgcctggagaatcccgtggacagaggagcctggtgggctatagttcagaGGGttacacagaatcagacacgactgaagcgacttagcatgcacgcatgcaccaTTTGTCAGCAGagaaagttattacaatattattcacTATATTCTGTATGCcatacattacatccccatgacttattattttataactggaagtttgtatccttTAATCTTCTTCACCTATTTCATTCATCCctctcctctggcaaccaccagtttgttctctgtatctatgagtgtttctgttttgttatgtttattcatttgaattgttttctttagattctctgtataagtgaaatcatgtggtatttatccttctctttcttgTCTATTATCTacctctgacttattttacttagcataataccctccaggtccttTCATGTTGTCTCAAAAGGCAAGGTCtctctctgtttgtttttttttttaatgggtaatGTTCCATCGTATGTatgtataggtatacatatagcaTATTTAAGTAAAAAGTTTTCTCAGTGATTTTGCTATCATTTATAAATACCACAGTCTCACATCCCCAGCCTTTCCAATCATTCTTCTTGCCCTTGTATGTAGATGCTCATTTGCCCTCGGGTCTGAAAATGTATTTACCAGCGATATGACTCCAGCAGAGATACTTATTGAGACTACTATTAAGATCAAGTGCTATTCTAATGATTAGGGTAGGGTTGAtaatcagaaggaaaagaaacgtTCCTGGGGATGTGCCCCCATAGGGTGCTTTAAGTCACAACTGCGGGTTTGTTTTACAGCTACAGGACAAGTTTGAACATCTTAAGAAGATGCAACAAGAGGAGACAATGAGACTTGAAGAGGAGAGGAGACAATTGGAAGAAGAAATCCtagcattttataaaatgaaggcCTCCTCTGGAACCTTGCAGAGTCAGGTGTGTACCAGTATAAAGAAGGACAAAGAGCGTAAGAAATAATCCTTTACCACTCTGTGTGTGATAGAGCCCTTTCACTCTCTTGCTCATCCTTCTGTGAGATTTTCCTCATAGCACTTAATTCTGATTGAAATTATGCtaagttttaaaatctgtttacTTGCTGTGTGTTTCCTCTCCCTAGAAGGTGAGCTCCTTGAGAACACATACCTTGATCATCTTGTTAGATGCTCTATCATCAGGGTTTAGAACAAGAGTAGCCCAGAATtcgtgctcaataaatatttactaaaatgaaCGAAGATCAAAGATGTATGTAGCACAGTGTAAAAGTGTTgatttgtggaaattcttttacCATAGCCCTATCTGTGACTCTGGTGACCAAGTATATGTATTATTTCATATCTAATAGAAGTAGGGGATTTGTTGGCATGCAGTATTACAAAAAGCAAATCCTTATGCTCATATTCCTTATAAGATTCTACTGATAATAGTTTCTTGAtagtttttattaaataaaatgctgTTTCTGATTATAACTCTTATACTTTTATGTTAGACCTTGTAAAACTAATATTGGAATAAAACTTGAGAAGTGAAAGAGAGTCAGAGAATAATGGGAAACCATGAGTAACACTTGGATGATAATATTATGCCTTACATACTAACATTTACTTAAAACTAAAGTTAtcaaagttttagaaaataaagtagatttttaaaaccatttccaGAGTTTCCTTCTGACTATATATTCTAAATTTTCTGCATTTACAATGTCAGTTCATCTGTTTGTGTGGCTGAACTTTACCGTGACTTATTCAGCAAAAGTACTACCCTTGAGGGTCTGTATATTTActccaaaatttttctcatattcctgaaagaataaaaaatttttctGTTGTAATTTTTTTTGCTGCTTTCATTTCAAAGGCAGCATTTTTTTCAGGGCATCAGGATATTGTGATTTAGGTTGGAAAGGGAAAACCTGAAATATTGAAAAAGTTGAGAAACCATgaagaaagaaatatcaatacatcaaagtaatgtttaaaaaaaaggcaatgctagaaaataaacaaaacgtGGCATCATTCATTTAAGGGACATGgggtaaagaaaaaggaaaaaaaaaaagacacctgaAGACAGCAAAAATATCAGGCTTTTTGGAAGCCCATCTTGTTCTTGGCTACTTATGGGAACTTCTCCAGCCCCAAGGTAAACACTCCTGTCACTCACTGAAAGCGAGAGTGCTGACAAGACTTTTCAGAGCCCCTTTTATGTCCTTGTTCCTCAGAGAGTAAATAAATGGATTCAGCATTGGCGTGACCACAGTGTACATCACAGAGGCTATTGCGCTGGTTCTGGAATTTTGGGTAGTGGCAGAACTGAGGTACACCCCAAGACCTGTGCCATAAAACAAGCAAACGACTGAAAGATGAGACCCACAGGTGGAAAATGCCTTATACTTCCCCCTTGCTGATGTAATTCTCAGTATGGAGGAGATAATCCGAGAATAAGAAACAACAATGCCAGAGAGGGGAATAATGCCCATGAGCACAGTGGCGAAATACATCTCTATGACACTGAGAAGATTGTCAGAACAGGCAAGTTGGATAACCTGATTgatttcacagaagaaatggGGGATCTCCAAGTCAGTACAAAAGGACAGCCGCAACACCAGCAAACCGCGTAGCAAAGAGTCCAGGACACTCAATATCCAAGATGCCAGCAACAGCAAGCCACAGAGCTGGGGGTTCATCTTGATTGTGTAGCACAGTGGATGGCAGATGGCTACGAaccggtcatagg carries:
- the LOC128062883 gene encoding olfactory receptor 7A10-like, with product MEQENHTQFSGFLLLGLSGEAELQPLLFWLFLSMYLITIAGNLLIILTTIYDSHLHTPMYFFLSNLSFSDICFTSTTIPKMLLNLYIQNKGITYEGCLTQLYFFILFAELDIFLLSVMAYDRFVAICHPLCYTIKMNPQLCGLLLLASWILSVLDSLLRGLLVLRLSFCTDLEIPHFFCEINQVIQLACSDNLLSVIEMYFATVLMGIIPLSGIVVSYSRIISSILRITSARGKYKAFSTCGSHLSVVCLFYGTGLGVYLSSATTQNSRTSAIASVMYTVVTPMLNPFIYSLRNKDIKGALKSLVSTLAFSE